Proteins found in one Schistocerca gregaria isolate iqSchGreg1 unplaced genomic scaffold, iqSchGreg1.2 ptg000963l, whole genome shotgun sequence genomic segment:
- the LOC126326037 gene encoding uncharacterized protein LOC126326037: MLFTLLLHARFFACYKPDHESSVKQIAYLVKGANRLFWLDLESGSKTFFHIWNFLHRVVTRPEYWRGVVKKKYMDLFDLVAKFYFYYMPDHDQFLAFTRATQALFDECRPALDLPPNYANLDTLNLFCAGTIRTLRLIKNERAILSYLSCCLYFGDQERPTSSPPPATRPSAPLNRKTRVLLANTLDDLATPGYPLYPTPSIKKKSRQVINQLWPRGRFWRSTINFLFRLLRPPSFFHWYQKTHVSGLVRSICALPLRLLASARSALLSLRVRARESHDAALSLSPRFSANNQNTFYRIFFPLLCRRLSTDIPTAKNAAPPRPGDGRSSFSS, from the exons ATGCTCTTCACGCTGCTGCTCCACGCTCGG TTCTTCGCCTGCTACAAGCCGGACCACGAGTCCAGCGTCAAGCAGATCGCGTACCTCGTCAAGGGCGCCAACAGGCTCTTCTGGCTGGACCTCGAGAGCGGCAGCAAGACCTTTTTTCACATATGGAAC ttcCTGCACCGCGTCGTAACGCGCCCAGAATACTGGCGAGGCGtcgtcaaaaagaagtacatggacCTGTTCGACTTGGTCGCCAAGTTCTACTTCTACTACATGCCGGACCACGACCAATTCCTCGCCTTCACTCGCGCCACCCAGGCTCTGTTCGACGAGTGCCGACCCGCCCTCGACCTCCCGCCTAACTACGCCAATCTGGACACGCTCAACCTCTTTTGCGCCGGGACCATCAGAACCCTCAGACTCATCAAAAACGAACGCGCCATCCTCTCCTACCTCTCCTGCTGCCTCTACTTCGGCGACCAGGAGCGACCCACCTCCTCGCCGCCGCCCGCTACCCGCCCATCGGCACCCCTCAACCGCAAGACCCGCGTCCTCCTCGCCAACACTCTCGACGACCTGGCCACCCCGGGATACCCCCTGTACCCCACTCCATCCATAAAGAAGAAGTCCCGTCAAGTCATCAACCAACTCTGGCCTCGCGGGCGCTTCTGGAGAAGCACCATCAACTTTCTGTTCaggctgctgcgaccaccttcgttCTTTCACTGGTATCAAAAAACCCACGTCAGCGGACTCGTCCGCTCCATCTGCGCGCTCCCTCTCCGCCTCCTGGCCTCGGCGCGCTCCGCCCTCCTCTCGCTCCGCGTCCGCGCGCGCGAATCGCACGACGCCGCCCTCTCTCTGTCACCACGCTTTTCGGCCAACAACCAAAACACtttttatcgaattttttttccGCTTTTGTGCCGCCGCCTCTCGACGGATATCCCGACCGCGAAAAACGCAGCCCCCCCTCGACCGGGAGACGGCCGCTCCTCCTTCTCCTCTTGA